The genomic interval GAGAGATGATATTTCGTCATGGATGTAGTCAATATCTATTTCCTCTTTAAAAGCGGCAATATCCTGAAGCGCACCATGAATATCTTTCGCCTGTGGCAGGGCGTCATATTTTTCCAGCAGTGTTTTGATATCCTGGATATCCAGCTTCAGCGGTTTTATATTAGAGGTGACAAAATTGATAGGATTATTTATTTCATGGGCAATACCGGCAGTCAGCTGACCAAGGGAGGCCATTTTTTCTCTTTCCACCAGTTGCGTCTGTGCATCTTTCAGATTTTTCAGGGCTATATTGAGCTCTTCGTTACTGGTTTGCAATTCTTCTGTGCGCTTATGTACCTTGTCTTCCAGTATGATATTTTGTTCCCTTACCAGTCGTTCGTTTTCCTGTGATGCCTGCAGTGCTTCCGCCTTGAACAGGTTGATCTTATAGGCCAGCGCGAAGGACAGGAGGAGGGCTTCCATGGCAGAGCCTATCTGCAGCGCATAGTATGTAAATTCATTGTATGGCAGTACGTTCATGTTCCTCAGTACAAATACCAGTACGCTGAGCAGGAATATGGACCAGGCTATCAGGAAAAACCTGGCAGAGCTGTATCCCATACGGCTCATGCGCAGTGATATATAGAATACGCTGATAGCTGCGGCGCCAACCACGGCCTGTACCCAGATCTGTGCAACAATGTACATGTCCAGCAGGGCCGGGATAAAGCAGCCGATATACAGGTAGACAAGTATATTAATAAGCCTGTGCCCGGGCTTATAGTATTGTTTGGTGAGCAGGAACTGCTGGATGAACCATAAAGCTGTTAGTCCGTTGACTATGGGGACCAGTACAGTGGCATGCTGGGCCATCCAGGGGCTGCCGGGATAAAGGAACCGGAAAGTAAATCCCTGCAGGGTGGCCTGGGTAAGGCCTACAAATACGTTATAGGATACGTAGGTCAGGTAGCTGGTATCTCTCGTAGATATATAAAGGAAAAGGTTGTAACAGGACATCGCCAGTATAACCCCGATGTATAGGCCAAATATGAGCTCCCGGTAGTCATTTTTCTCCATTACCTGGTCGCGGCTACCTATAGAAATAGGTAGTTGCAATTGTTCCCCAGCAACGACCCTCAGGTAGTACTGCCTGGTGGTATGCGGTGGCAGGGTGAGTGGAAATATGTAGTTCTGATGATCGACAGGCCGGTTCGAATAGCTGGTGAATTCCCCCAGGTGGGTTGTTTTATAGCTGCCGTCCGGCTGTGTCTCAAACAGGGTAATATCGTCTATGGTAGGGTATTCCACCTCCAGCAGCAGTTCGTGCAGGTCGGATTCATTGGTGATGGTAAACCTTACCCAATGGGTATATGGTGTGATCTGGAGATTGGGGACATTTTCATCCGGAGATGTAAAAGGCGCTTTGGTGATAGCGCTGATATCCAGTTTGTTAGTCTTATCAGTGTATATCTCGAGGTTCTTACCTATCCGGGTCAGGGGCATATTGTTTCGGAACACGACGGGAGGTGCTGCCTCCAGTTGCTGGAAACCCAAGAT from Chitinophaga filiformis carries:
- a CDS encoding 7TM diverse intracellular signaling domain-containing protein, whose amino-acid sequence is MFRFIVLLLLTILGFQQLEAAPPVVFRNNMPLTRIGKNLEIYTDKTNKLDISAITKAPFTSPDENVPNLQITPYTHWVRFTITNESDLHELLLEVEYPTIDDITLFETQPDGSYKTTHLGEFTSYSNRPVDHQNYIFPLTLPPHTTRQYYLRVVAGEQLQLPISIGSRDQVMEKNDYRELIFGLYIGVILAMSCYNLFLYISTRDTSYLTYVSYNVFVGLTQATLQGFTFRFLYPGSPWMAQHATVLVPIVNGLTALWFIQQFLLTKQYYKPGHRLINILVYLYIGCFIPALLDMYIVAQIWVQAVVGAAAISVFYISLRMSRMGYSSARFFLIAWSIFLLSVLVFVLRNMNVLPYNEFTYYALQIGSAMEALLLSFALAYKINLFKAEALQASQENERLVREQNIILEDKVHKRTEELQTSNEELNIALKNLKDAQTQLVEREKMASLGQLTAGIAHEINNPINFVTSNIKPLKLDIQDIKTLLEKYDALPQAKDIHGALQDIAAFKEEIDIDYIHDEISSLIKGIEDGATRTSEIVKGLRTFSRLDESDLKSVDLHEGIDSTLVLLKNSIPPNVKVVKDYGSLPKIECYAGKMNQVFMNILTNAFNAIKTNNKDREETVTITTREENGLALISIKDTGPGMTEKVKEKIFDPFFTTKDVGEGTGLGLSIVFSIVEKHAGRIEVVTAPDKGAEFIIYLPMSVTAHAS